In Gopherus flavomarginatus isolate rGopFla2 chromosome 5, rGopFla2.mat.asm, whole genome shotgun sequence, one DNA window encodes the following:
- the MAZ gene encoding myc-associated zinc finger protein isoform X1, whose amino-acid sequence MDPSNWSSFIFQQSHTQNPLQVGAEIQSRFFASQGCTQSPFQAAAAAPPPPAPATSADSLQVDLLPVLAAAQETAAAAAVVAAATASAPAASTVDTAALKQQQPGPEGNGGQVASAPQAASQPPPAQPPAPPPPSEAQKKSKSKGPYICSLCAKEFKNGYNLRRHEAIHTGAKAARASPAAMKMPTMVPLSLLSVSALAAGGGGAAPGAEGGGAAGLVTTTASGKRIRKNHACEMCGKAFRDVYHLNRHKLSHSDEKPYQCPVCQQRFKRKDRMSYHVRSHDGAVHKPYICSHCGKSFSRPDHLNSHVRQVHSTERPFKCETCEAAFATKDRLRAHTVRHEEKVPCHVCGKMLSAAYITDHMKVHSQGPNHICELCNKGFTTAAYLRVHAVKDHGLAAPRVERFLCKLCGVHCKTPAQLNGHLQTHAGAGAGAREGAGAAPAEAQPLR is encoded by the exons gctGCTGCTGCGGCGCCCCCGCCACCCGCTCCAGCCACCTCTGCTGATTCCCTGCAGGTGGACCTGCTCCCGGTGCTGGCAGCCGCCCAGGAGACGGCAGCAGCCGCGGCGGTGGTGGCGGCTGCCACGGCCTCAGCTCCGGCTGCCTCCACAGTGGACACGGCAGCcctgaaacagcagcagccggggCCCGAGGGGAACGGGGGGCAGGTAGCCTCAGCCCCGCAGGccgcctcccagccccccccggcccagccGCCCGCGCCGCCGCCCCCCAGCGAGGCCCAGAAGAAGTCGAAGAGCAAGGGGCCGTACATCTGCTCGCTCTGCGCCAAGGAGTTCAAGAACGGCTACAACCTCCGGCGCCACGAGGCCATCCACACGGGCGCCAAGGCTGCCCGCGCCAGCCCCGCTGCCATGAAGATGCCCACCATGGTGCCCCTCAGCCTGCTGAGCGTCTCCGCCCTGGCggcaggtgggggcggggcggCGCCAGGGGCGGAGGGGGGCGGGGCGGCAGGGCTGGTGACCACCACGGCCTCTGGCAAGCGGATCCGGAAGAACCATGCCTGCGAGATGTGCGGCAAGGCCTTCCGCGACGTCTACCACCTCAACCGGCACAAGCTGTCGCACTCGGACGAGAAGCCCTACCAGTGCCCCGTGTGCCAGCAGCGCTTCAAACGCAAGGATCGGATGAGCTACCACGTGCGCTCACACGACGGCGCCGTGCACAAGCCCTACATCTGCAGCCACTGCGgcaagagcttctcccg GCCGGACCATCTCAACAGCCACGTGCGCCAGGTGCATTCAACAGAGAGACCCTTCAAATGTGAG ACATGCGAGGCGGCCTTCGCCACGAAGGACCGGCTGCGGGCGCACACGGTGCGCCACGAGGAGAAGGTGCCGTGTCACGTGTGCGGCAAGATGCTCAGCGCCGCCTACATCACGGACCACATGAAGGTGCacagccaggggcccaaccacatcTGTGAGCTGTGCAACAAAG GGTTCACCACAGCGGCTTACCTCCGGGTGCACGCGGTCAAGGACCACGGACTGGCGGCCCCGCGGGTGGAGCGCTTCCTGTGCAAGCTGTGCGGCGTGCACTGTAAGACCCCGGCCCAGCTCAACGGGCACCTGCAGACGCACGCTGGCGCCGGCGCCGGAGCCAGAGAGGGGGCCGGGGCCGCGCCAGCCGAGGCCCAACCGCTGCGGTGA
- the CDIPT gene encoding CDP-diacylglycerol--inositol 3-phosphatidyltransferase: MMKDENIFLFVPNLIGYARVLLLFVAFYFMPSDPGPAAASYLLSGLLDAFDGHAARALNQGTRFGAMLDMLTDRCATMCLLVNLALLDPPRALLYQLSMTLDIASHWLHLHSSVVRGSDSHKSIDLTGNPVLRVYYTSRPVLFLMCAGNELFYCMLYLLHFTEGPAVVPGRLGLFRLILWVSTPIAALKSLISLVHLVSASCGMAALDMAERAKKK; the protein is encoded by the exons ATGATGAAGGACGAAAACATCTTCCTCTTCGTTCCGAACCTCATTG GCTATGCCCGGGTCCTTCTCCTCTTCGTTGCCTTTTATTTCATGCCGAGCGACCCCGGCCCGGCCGCCGCCTCCTACCTGCTCAGCGGCCTGCTGGACGCGTTTGACGGCCACGCGGCCCGGGCCCTCAACCAAG GGACCCGGTTCGGTGCCATGCTGGATATGCTGACCGATCGCTGCGCCACCATGTGCCTGCTGGTGAACCTGGCGCTGCTGGACCCGCCCCGCGCCCTCCTCTACCAGCTCAGCATGACCCTGGACATCGCCAGCCACTGGCTGCACCTGCAcag ctctgtggttCGGGGCAGCGACAGTCACAAGAGCATCGACCTGACGGGGAATCCGGTGCTGCGGGTATATTACACCTCGCGG CCCGTCCTCTTCCTCATGTGTGCAGGGAACGAGCTCTTCTACTGCATGCTGTACCTGCTGCACTTCACGGAGGGGCCTGCAG tggtccccggacgcctgggtcttTTCCGTCTCATCCTCTGGGTCTCGACCCCCATCGCTGCCCTCAAGTCCCTCATCAGCCTCGTGCACCTCGTCTCTGCCTCCTGCGGTATGGCCGCCCTGGACATGGCCGAGCGGGCCAAGAAGAAGTAg
- the MAZ gene encoding myc-associated zinc finger protein isoform X2 produces the protein MDPSNWSSFIFQSHTQNPLQVGAEIQSRFFASQGCTQSPFQAAAAAPPPPAPATSADSLQVDLLPVLAAAQETAAAAAVVAAATASAPAASTVDTAALKQQQPGPEGNGGQVASAPQAASQPPPAQPPAPPPPSEAQKKSKSKGPYICSLCAKEFKNGYNLRRHEAIHTGAKAARASPAAMKMPTMVPLSLLSVSALAAGGGGAAPGAEGGGAAGLVTTTASGKRIRKNHACEMCGKAFRDVYHLNRHKLSHSDEKPYQCPVCQQRFKRKDRMSYHVRSHDGAVHKPYICSHCGKSFSRPDHLNSHVRQVHSTERPFKCETCEAAFATKDRLRAHTVRHEEKVPCHVCGKMLSAAYITDHMKVHSQGPNHICELCNKGFTTAAYLRVHAVKDHGLAAPRVERFLCKLCGVHCKTPAQLNGHLQTHAGAGAGAREGAGAAPAEAQPLR, from the exons gctGCTGCTGCGGCGCCCCCGCCACCCGCTCCAGCCACCTCTGCTGATTCCCTGCAGGTGGACCTGCTCCCGGTGCTGGCAGCCGCCCAGGAGACGGCAGCAGCCGCGGCGGTGGTGGCGGCTGCCACGGCCTCAGCTCCGGCTGCCTCCACAGTGGACACGGCAGCcctgaaacagcagcagccggggCCCGAGGGGAACGGGGGGCAGGTAGCCTCAGCCCCGCAGGccgcctcccagccccccccggcccagccGCCCGCGCCGCCGCCCCCCAGCGAGGCCCAGAAGAAGTCGAAGAGCAAGGGGCCGTACATCTGCTCGCTCTGCGCCAAGGAGTTCAAGAACGGCTACAACCTCCGGCGCCACGAGGCCATCCACACGGGCGCCAAGGCTGCCCGCGCCAGCCCCGCTGCCATGAAGATGCCCACCATGGTGCCCCTCAGCCTGCTGAGCGTCTCCGCCCTGGCggcaggtgggggcggggcggCGCCAGGGGCGGAGGGGGGCGGGGCGGCAGGGCTGGTGACCACCACGGCCTCTGGCAAGCGGATCCGGAAGAACCATGCCTGCGAGATGTGCGGCAAGGCCTTCCGCGACGTCTACCACCTCAACCGGCACAAGCTGTCGCACTCGGACGAGAAGCCCTACCAGTGCCCCGTGTGCCAGCAGCGCTTCAAACGCAAGGATCGGATGAGCTACCACGTGCGCTCACACGACGGCGCCGTGCACAAGCCCTACATCTGCAGCCACTGCGgcaagagcttctcccg GCCGGACCATCTCAACAGCCACGTGCGCCAGGTGCATTCAACAGAGAGACCCTTCAAATGTGAG ACATGCGAGGCGGCCTTCGCCACGAAGGACCGGCTGCGGGCGCACACGGTGCGCCACGAGGAGAAGGTGCCGTGTCACGTGTGCGGCAAGATGCTCAGCGCCGCCTACATCACGGACCACATGAAGGTGCacagccaggggcccaaccacatcTGTGAGCTGTGCAACAAAG GGTTCACCACAGCGGCTTACCTCCGGGTGCACGCGGTCAAGGACCACGGACTGGCGGCCCCGCGGGTGGAGCGCTTCCTGTGCAAGCTGTGCGGCGTGCACTGTAAGACCCCGGCCCAGCTCAACGGGCACCTGCAGACGCACGCTGGCGCCGGCGCCGGAGCCAGAGAGGGGGCCGGGGCCGCGCCAGCCGAGGCCCAACCGCTGCGGTGA
- the MAZ gene encoding myc-associated zinc finger protein isoform X3 gives MDPSNWSSFIFQQSHTQNPLQVGAEIQSRFFASQGCTQSPFQAAAAAPPPPAPATSADSLQVDLLPVLAAAQETAAAAAVVAAATASAPAASTVDTAALKQQQPGPEGNGGQVASAPQAASQPPPAQPPAPPPPSEAQKKSKSKGPYICSLCAKEFKNGYNLRRHEAIHTGAKAARASPAAMKMPTMVPLSLLSVSALAAGGGGAAPGAEGGGAAGLVTTTASGKRIRKNHACEMCGKAFRDVYHLNRHKLSHSDEKPYQCPVCQQRFKRKDRMSYHVRSHDGAVHKPYICSHCGKSFSRPDHLNSHVRQVHSTERPFKCETCEAAFATKDRLRAHTVRHEEKVPCHVCGKMLSAAYITDHMKVHSQGPNHICELCNKGTGELCPLAAAAAPPTSAVTVLPMEGAPVVSQPLPTQPW, from the exons gctGCTGCTGCGGCGCCCCCGCCACCCGCTCCAGCCACCTCTGCTGATTCCCTGCAGGTGGACCTGCTCCCGGTGCTGGCAGCCGCCCAGGAGACGGCAGCAGCCGCGGCGGTGGTGGCGGCTGCCACGGCCTCAGCTCCGGCTGCCTCCACAGTGGACACGGCAGCcctgaaacagcagcagccggggCCCGAGGGGAACGGGGGGCAGGTAGCCTCAGCCCCGCAGGccgcctcccagccccccccggcccagccGCCCGCGCCGCCGCCCCCCAGCGAGGCCCAGAAGAAGTCGAAGAGCAAGGGGCCGTACATCTGCTCGCTCTGCGCCAAGGAGTTCAAGAACGGCTACAACCTCCGGCGCCACGAGGCCATCCACACGGGCGCCAAGGCTGCCCGCGCCAGCCCCGCTGCCATGAAGATGCCCACCATGGTGCCCCTCAGCCTGCTGAGCGTCTCCGCCCTGGCggcaggtgggggcggggcggCGCCAGGGGCGGAGGGGGGCGGGGCGGCAGGGCTGGTGACCACCACGGCCTCTGGCAAGCGGATCCGGAAGAACCATGCCTGCGAGATGTGCGGCAAGGCCTTCCGCGACGTCTACCACCTCAACCGGCACAAGCTGTCGCACTCGGACGAGAAGCCCTACCAGTGCCCCGTGTGCCAGCAGCGCTTCAAACGCAAGGATCGGATGAGCTACCACGTGCGCTCACACGACGGCGCCGTGCACAAGCCCTACATCTGCAGCCACTGCGgcaagagcttctcccg GCCGGACCATCTCAACAGCCACGTGCGCCAGGTGCATTCAACAGAGAGACCCTTCAAATGTGAG ACATGCGAGGCGGCCTTCGCCACGAAGGACCGGCTGCGGGCGCACACGGTGCGCCACGAGGAGAAGGTGCCGTGTCACGTGTGCGGCAAGATGCTCAGCGCCGCCTACATCACGGACCACATGAAGGTGCacagccaggggcccaaccacatcTGTGAGCTGTGCAACAAAG GTACAGGCGagctctgccccctggcagcagcagcggccCCGCCCACGTCGGCCGTCACCGTCCTGCCCATGGAGGGGGCCCCGGTGGTGAGCCAgccgctccccacacagccctggtGA
- the PRRT2 gene encoding proline-rich transmembrane protein 2 isoform X1 encodes MSDDTEKKDESPPTGPTELQPLVPQSPPPTPLPLQSPPSAPLAPQSPPQSPLPPPQRPPSAPDTSPSAPDVPPSAPDAPPSTAVTVMVEDEGEPEEGPQQNGQAVGVGGTPYSPHASPPAPGPSGAVRPHPPTPTPARSKSASLGDLGGKACASGGPRRWGSLVGSQVHLAGAGSPRPSLSRQPSGTEGGPEAEKPRDYILLATLSCFCPIWPINIVAFVYSVMSRNSLQQGDLDGARRLGRVAKLLSMVALLGGIVIIILSVAINFGLFQ; translated from the exons ATGTCGGATGACACGGAAAAGAAGGATGAGTCGCCCCCCACGGGGCCAACAGAGCTGCAGCCACTGGTGCCCCAGagtccccccccaaccccactgcccCTGCAGAGTCCCCCTTCAGCCCCACTGGCCCCCCAGAGTCctccccagagtcccctcccgcccccacagcGTCCCCCCTCGGCCCCAGACACCTCCCCATCAGCCCCAGATGTTCCCCCCTCGGCCCCAGATGCCCCCCCCTCAACAGCAGTAACTGTGATGGTGGAGgatgagggggagccagaggaggggcCCCAACAAAATGGACAggctgtgggtgtggggggtACCCCCTACTCCCCCCAtgcctccccccctgccccaggcccctctGGTGCCGTCAGGCCCCACCCGCCCACCCCAACACCTGCTCGCTCCAAATCAGCCTCCCTGGGCGATCTGGGGGGCAAGGCCTGCGCGAGCGGGGGGCCACGGAGGTGGGGCAGCCTGGTGGGGTCCCAGGTGCATCTGGCAGGGGCAGGGTCGCCCCGCCCCAGCCTGAGCCGCCAGCCCTCGGGGACCGAAGGGGGCCCGGAGGCGGAGAAGCCGAGAGATTATATCCTGCTGGCCACCCTCTCCTGCTTCTGCCCCATCTGGCCCATCAACATCGTCGCCTTCGTGTACTCCGTCATG TCACGGAACAGCCTGCAGCAGGGGGACCTGGACGGGGCGCGGCGGCTGGGCCGCGTGGCCAAACTGCTGAGCATGGTGGCCCTCCTTGGGGGCATCGTCATCATCATCCTCTCGGTCGCCATCAACTTCGGCC tgtTTCAGTGA
- the PRRT2 gene encoding proline-rich transmembrane protein 2 isoform X2: MSDDTEKKDESPPTGPTELQPLVPQSPPSAPLAPQSPPQSPLPPPQRPPSAPDTSPSAPDVPPSAPDAPPSTAVTVMVEDEGEPEEGPQQNGQAVGVGGTPYSPHASPPAPGPSGAVRPHPPTPTPARSKSASLGDLGGKACASGGPRRWGSLVGSQVHLAGAGSPRPSLSRQPSGTEGGPEAEKPRDYILLATLSCFCPIWPINIVAFVYSVMSRNSLQQGDLDGARRLGRVAKLLSMVALLGGIVIIILSVAINFGLFQ, encoded by the exons ATGTCGGATGACACGGAAAAGAAGGATGAGTCGCCCCCCACGGGGCCAACAGAGCTGCAGCCACTGGTGCCC CAGAGTCCCCCTTCAGCCCCACTGGCCCCCCAGAGTCctccccagagtcccctcccgcccccacagcGTCCCCCCTCGGCCCCAGACACCTCCCCATCAGCCCCAGATGTTCCCCCCTCGGCCCCAGATGCCCCCCCCTCAACAGCAGTAACTGTGATGGTGGAGgatgagggggagccagaggaggggcCCCAACAAAATGGACAggctgtgggtgtggggggtACCCCCTACTCCCCCCAtgcctccccccctgccccaggcccctctGGTGCCGTCAGGCCCCACCCGCCCACCCCAACACCTGCTCGCTCCAAATCAGCCTCCCTGGGCGATCTGGGGGGCAAGGCCTGCGCGAGCGGGGGGCCACGGAGGTGGGGCAGCCTGGTGGGGTCCCAGGTGCATCTGGCAGGGGCAGGGTCGCCCCGCCCCAGCCTGAGCCGCCAGCCCTCGGGGACCGAAGGGGGCCCGGAGGCGGAGAAGCCGAGAGATTATATCCTGCTGGCCACCCTCTCCTGCTTCTGCCCCATCTGGCCCATCAACATCGTCGCCTTCGTGTACTCCGTCATG TCACGGAACAGCCTGCAGCAGGGGGACCTGGACGGGGCGCGGCGGCTGGGCCGCGTGGCCAAACTGCTGAGCATGGTGGCCCTCCTTGGGGGCATCGTCATCATCATCCTCTCGGTCGCCATCAACTTCGGCC tgtTTCAGTGA
- the MAZ gene encoding myc-associated zinc finger protein isoform X4, with amino-acid sequence MDPSNWSSFIFQSHTQNPLQVGAEIQSRFFASQGCTQSPFQAAAAAPPPPAPATSADSLQVDLLPVLAAAQETAAAAAVVAAATASAPAASTVDTAALKQQQPGPEGNGGQVASAPQAASQPPPAQPPAPPPPSEAQKKSKSKGPYICSLCAKEFKNGYNLRRHEAIHTGAKAARASPAAMKMPTMVPLSLLSVSALAAGGGGAAPGAEGGGAAGLVTTTASGKRIRKNHACEMCGKAFRDVYHLNRHKLSHSDEKPYQCPVCQQRFKRKDRMSYHVRSHDGAVHKPYICSHCGKSFSRPDHLNSHVRQVHSTERPFKCETCEAAFATKDRLRAHTVRHEEKVPCHVCGKMLSAAYITDHMKVHSQGPNHICELCNKGTGELCPLAAAAAPPTSAVTVLPMEGAPVVSQPLPTQPW; translated from the exons gctGCTGCTGCGGCGCCCCCGCCACCCGCTCCAGCCACCTCTGCTGATTCCCTGCAGGTGGACCTGCTCCCGGTGCTGGCAGCCGCCCAGGAGACGGCAGCAGCCGCGGCGGTGGTGGCGGCTGCCACGGCCTCAGCTCCGGCTGCCTCCACAGTGGACACGGCAGCcctgaaacagcagcagccggggCCCGAGGGGAACGGGGGGCAGGTAGCCTCAGCCCCGCAGGccgcctcccagccccccccggcccagccGCCCGCGCCGCCGCCCCCCAGCGAGGCCCAGAAGAAGTCGAAGAGCAAGGGGCCGTACATCTGCTCGCTCTGCGCCAAGGAGTTCAAGAACGGCTACAACCTCCGGCGCCACGAGGCCATCCACACGGGCGCCAAGGCTGCCCGCGCCAGCCCCGCTGCCATGAAGATGCCCACCATGGTGCCCCTCAGCCTGCTGAGCGTCTCCGCCCTGGCggcaggtgggggcggggcggCGCCAGGGGCGGAGGGGGGCGGGGCGGCAGGGCTGGTGACCACCACGGCCTCTGGCAAGCGGATCCGGAAGAACCATGCCTGCGAGATGTGCGGCAAGGCCTTCCGCGACGTCTACCACCTCAACCGGCACAAGCTGTCGCACTCGGACGAGAAGCCCTACCAGTGCCCCGTGTGCCAGCAGCGCTTCAAACGCAAGGATCGGATGAGCTACCACGTGCGCTCACACGACGGCGCCGTGCACAAGCCCTACATCTGCAGCCACTGCGgcaagagcttctcccg GCCGGACCATCTCAACAGCCACGTGCGCCAGGTGCATTCAACAGAGAGACCCTTCAAATGTGAG ACATGCGAGGCGGCCTTCGCCACGAAGGACCGGCTGCGGGCGCACACGGTGCGCCACGAGGAGAAGGTGCCGTGTCACGTGTGCGGCAAGATGCTCAGCGCCGCCTACATCACGGACCACATGAAGGTGCacagccaggggcccaaccacatcTGTGAGCTGTGCAACAAAG GTACAGGCGagctctgccccctggcagcagcagcggccCCGCCCACGTCGGCCGTCACCGTCCTGCCCATGGAGGGGGCCCCGGTGGTGAGCCAgccgctccccacacagccctggtGA